Proteins encoded in a region of the bacterium genome:
- a CDS encoding LacI family transcriptional regulator has protein sequence ADMTFSPFFSTPLTTISMPIDQIGKESMQILMKQIESPGRHLARVKTLSGHFIVRKSTHKAFGS, from the coding sequence TGCGGACATGACCTTTTCCCCTTTTTTTTCAACACCGCTGACAACGATTTCCATGCCGATCGATCAAATCGGCAAGGAGAGCATGCAAATCCTGATGAAGCAGATTGAATCACCCGGACGTCATTTAGCCAGAGTCAAAACCTTATCCGGTCATTTTATTGTACGCAAATCCACACATAAAGCGTT